Within Desulfolithobacter dissulfuricans, the genomic segment CAGCCGCTGTACTTGGTCGCCCGGGTGGCCTCGTCCAGGCCGGGAAGAAACCGGTGGTCCTGTTTCCACGAGGCGGCGAACCGGTCCGGAGGCGGGCAGATTCCTGTCTGCAGGCCGGCCAGGTAGGCGGCGCCCAGGGCCGTGGTCTCGAGGATACGCGGCCGGTCCACCGGGGCGTTGAGGATATCGGCGAGGAACTGCATGGTCCAGTCCGAGGCCACCATGCCGCCATCCACCCGGAGCACGGTTTCCCGGCCGGGCATCCCGCTCCAGTCGCGGCCCATGGCCTCCAGCAGGTCCCTGGTCTGGTAGCAGACCGATTCCAGGGCGGCCCGGGCAAACTCCGCCGGGCCGGTGGAGCGGGTCAGTCCGAACATGGCGCCCCGGCTTTCCGCATCCCAGTAGGGCGCCCCCATGCCGGTGAATGCCGGTACCAGGTAAACATTCTGGCGCTCGTCGGCCTGGCGGGCCAGGGTGCCTGATTCGGCGGCGTTTCTGATGATACCCAGACTGTCGCGCAGCCACTGCACGGCGGCCCCGGCAATGAAGATGGATCCCTCCAGGGCATAGGTGGGCCGGCTGCCGAGCTGGATGCCGATGGTGGTCAGCAACCGGTTGGTGGAGCGGACCGGCTGGTCACCGGTATTGAGCACGGCAAAGCAGCCGGTGCCGTAGGTCGATTTGAGCATCCCGGGCTCGAAACAGGCCTGGCCCACCAGGGCGGCCTGCTGGTCACCGGCAATACCGCCGATGGGGATGGGGTGGCCGAGCAGGTCGGGATCCGTGGTGCCGAAGTCAGCGGCGCTGTCCCGGACTTCGGGGAGAATGTCCTCGGGAATGGTGAACAGGTCAAGCAGTTCCCGGTCCCAGGCCCCGGTATGGATATTGTACAGCATGGTCCGGGAGGCGTTGGTGGCATCGGTGGCATGCACCCGGCCACCGGTAAGCTTCCAGAGGAGAAAGGTGTCCACGGTGCCGAAAGCCAGTTGACCCCGGGCAGCCCTGTCCCTGGCACCGTCCACGTGGTCCAGGATCCAGGCCGCCTTGGTGGCGGAAAAATAGGGATCCAGGAGAAGGCCGCTCCTTGAGACCACCAGCTCTTCATGCCCTTCGTTCTTCAGGGATTCGCAGTGATCGCTGGTCCGGCGGTCCTGCCAGACGATGGCCCGGTGGATGGGGCGGCCGGTTTCCCGGTCCCAGATGATGGTGGTCTCCCGCTGGTTGGTGATGCCGATGGCGGCGATGTCGGCACCGGTCAGCCCGGTCTTCTTCAGGACCTCTCGGCAGGTGGTGATGGTGGTCTGCCAGAGGTCGTCGGGTTCGTGTTCCACCCAGCCCGAAGCGGGATAATGCTGCGGAAACTCCTGCTGGGCGACACCGATGATCTCCAGGTTACGGTTAAAGACAATGGCCCGGCCCGATGTGGTCCCCTGGTCAATGGCAAGGATGTGTGGATTCATGATATGCGCCCCCGGGTTGGCTCGAGGTCCCGAGCCTGCTTGGTAACGGTCCTGGTGCCCGGTTTCGGCGCCCTGGAGAGGGGGAATGGGCACCGAAACCAGACGGGTGACTTGCTTTTTGGAAAAAGGGCGGGGTCAGAATTCAGCAGGCTGGTTTCAAACGAAAGATGCCGAGCTTTCATAACGCCCCTATATGAAAACAGTATCGTAGATCAGCAGGATGTGCAACAAAATCACAGCCTGATTTTTCCGATTACCTGTGACCAAAGAGAATGGATTGGTTATGGTGGGCAAAATTTCTTTTGCTTTAAAGGGTTAGCAAAGGTATCACCCTTTGTGTTCCGATGCTCGTGGTAAAGAGTTGACAGAACTCTTTTTCCTGTCCTAATATGGCGCTTTCCAATGCGGTCTCCATGGTCGTGACATGGATGATTTTCCATGCAGAAACACGGAACATGGGTAGCGAAAAAACTGTTTTTCTACTGGAGGGAGAACAATGCGTAGATTGGTGATGTTGCTGGTTCTGGCTGTGGCCATGCTCTGTGGAGGCCCGGCCCCTGAGGCCAGGGAGATGCAGGTGGGCTTTATTTATGTTTCGCCCATCGGTGATGCGGGCTGGTCCTATGCCCACGATCTGGGCCGCCAGGCGGTGGAGAAGCTGCCCGGGGTCACGACCTCCTATGTGGAGGCGGTAAAAGAGGGCCCGGACGCCGAGCGGGTCATTCTCAACATGGCGCGCAAGGGCTATGATCTGATCTTTGCCACCAGCTACGGCTACATGGACCCCATGCTCAAAGTGGCCAAACGGTTCCCCAAGACGGTGTTCATGCACTGCTCAGGTTTCAAGACCGCCCCCAACATGGGTAACTATTTCGGCCGGATGTACCAGGCCCGCTACCTGACCGGCATGGTGGCCGGCGCCATGACCAAATCAAACGTGATCGGCTATGTGGCCGCCTTCCCCATCCCCGAGGTTATCCGCGGCATCAATGCCTTTGCCCTTGGTGCCCGGGCTGTCAATCCCAAGGCCCAGGTGCGGGTGGTCTGGACCAAGAGCTGGTATGATCCGGTAACGGAAAAGGAGGCCGCCAAGAGCCTGCTCGACGTGGGTGCCGACGTGCTGACCCAGCACCAGGATTCCCCTTCTGCCCAGGAAGCGGCCCAGGAAAAGGGGGTCTACTCCATCGGCTATAACTCCGACATGTCCAAGTTCGCGCCCAGGGCCCACCTGACCGCGGCCATCTGGAACTGGGCCCCGTTCTACGTGGAGACCGTGAAAAAGGTCCAGAACCACACCTGGAAAACCGGTTCCTTCTGGCCCGGCATCGAGACCGGTATTGTCGATATTGCCCCGTTCGCGCCCATGGTCCCGGAAGAGGTCCAGAAACGCGTTCTGGCCATGAAAGAGGACCTCAAGGCCGGCCGGGCCGATGTCTTTGTCGGTCCCGTCAGGGACCAGAGTGGCAAGATGCGGATTCCGGCGGGCCAGAAGGCCGCGGACAAGGATCTGCTCGGCATGACCTGGTTTGTCGAGGGCGTCATCGGGACGGTGGAATAACCAGCCCCGACATCCATCCTGAATCCGTGAAGCTGGAATTTCGCCGCAGCCGCCAGGTAAGCGTAGACTCCGGGAAGAGGCCCATTGATTAGAGTGACGTTCTATCAATGGGTTGATGACGCAGCGGATGCGGTGAAAGTACAGCTCCCGGAGGGCGGCTCCATTGCGATGGGTGAAAAGAAACATCTCAGGTTATCTTTCTTTTTTTGTTGTGATTTAAGGCAGATAACAAAAAAACAATAATTTTTCCGTCACGGATTCAGGTCCATGTTAGGCTTTCGTATACAGAGGCGGGATAAGCCGCTGGGCTTCTATTCCGCCTTTGTCGTTCTGGCGGCAGTGGTGCTGGCCCTGCTCTTTTCCGGTGGTATCCTGGCCCTGCGCGGTACCCCGCCGGTGGAGGGCATGCGGGTGCTGCTGCAGTCCGCCTTCGGTTCCCGCTGGGCCCTGGAGGATTCCCTGGCCAAGGCGGTACCCATATTTCTCTGTTCGCTGGGGGTGGGGGTTACCTTCCGTCTCCAGATCTGGAACATCGGCGCTGAAGGGCAGTACGCCATGGGCGCGGTGGGTGCCACCTGGGCCGCCCTGACCCTGCCTGGCCTGCCATGGTACCTGCTCCTGCCCCTCATGGGGCTGGTCTCGTTCGGGGCCGGAGCGGTGTGGGGGTTGGTGCCGGCCTTCTTTCGGCTGCGCTGGCAGGTGAACGAGATCATCGTCACCCTGATGTTCAACTACATCGCCATTCTGTTTCTGGAATTTCTCGTCTACGGTGCCTGGAAGGATCCGGTCAGTTTCGGCTTCCCCATGACGCCGACCTTTTCCGACAACGCCATCATCCCCATGATCGGTATGACCCGGCTGAACTGGGGCATCGTGGTCTGTGTCCTGGCCGGAATCGCGATCTGGGTTTTCTTCCGCTATACCCGGCTGGGATTTGAGCTGGCCGCCTGCGGGGAGAACGTCCGCGCGGCCCGCTACGCCGGCATGCCCTATAACCTGCTTGTCTACCTGGTCATGGGCTTTTCCGGCGGCCT encodes:
- a CDS encoding BMP family ABC transporter substrate-binding protein translates to MLCGGPAPEAREMQVGFIYVSPIGDAGWSYAHDLGRQAVEKLPGVTTSYVEAVKEGPDAERVILNMARKGYDLIFATSYGYMDPMLKVAKRFPKTVFMHCSGFKTAPNMGNYFGRMYQARYLTGMVAGAMTKSNVIGYVAAFPIPEVIRGINAFALGARAVNPKAQVRVVWTKSWYDPVTEKEAAKSLLDVGADVLTQHQDSPSAQEAAQEKGVYSIGYNSDMSKFAPRAHLTAAIWNWAPFYVETVKKVQNHTWKTGSFWPGIETGIVDIAPFAPMVPEEVQKRVLAMKEDLKAGRADVFVGPVRDQSGKMRIPAGQKAADKDLLGMTWFVEGVIGTVE
- a CDS encoding ABC transporter permease — protein: MLGFRIQRRDKPLGFYSAFVVLAAVVLALLFSGGILALRGTPPVEGMRVLLQSAFGSRWALEDSLAKAVPIFLCSLGVGVTFRLQIWNIGAEGQYAMGAVGATWAALTLPGLPWYLLLPLMGLVSFGAGAVWGLVPAFFRLRWQVNEIIVTLMFNYIAILFLEFLVYGAWKDPVSFGFPMTPTFSDNAIIPMIGMTRLNWGIVVCVLAGIAIWVFFRYTRLGFELAACGENVRAARYAGMPYNLLVYLVMGFSGGLAGWAACIEVSANLNRLQPSVMAGYGYTAIVVAWLARLNPLAIAVASFLLAGLRVGTENLQLELQVPSAFGSIMEGLILLTVLAGSFFIDYQVRRRGRL
- the glpK gene encoding glycerol kinase GlpK, encoding MNPHILAIDQGTTSGRAIVFNRNLEIIGVAQQEFPQHYPASGWVEHEPDDLWQTTITTCREVLKKTGLTGADIAAIGITNQRETTIIWDRETGRPIHRAIVWQDRRTSDHCESLKNEGHEELVVSRSGLLLDPYFSATKAAWILDHVDGARDRAARGQLAFGTVDTFLLWKLTGGRVHATDATNASRTMLYNIHTGAWDRELLDLFTIPEDILPEVRDSAADFGTTDPDLLGHPIPIGGIAGDQQAALVGQACFEPGMLKSTYGTGCFAVLNTGDQPVRSTNRLLTTIGIQLGSRPTYALEGSIFIAGAAVQWLRDSLGIIRNAAESGTLARQADERQNVYLVPAFTGMGAPYWDAESRGAMFGLTRSTGPAEFARAALESVCYQTRDLLEAMGRDWSGMPGRETVLRVDGGMVASDWTMQFLADILNAPVDRPRILETTALGAAYLAGLQTGICPPPDRFAASWKQDHRFLPGLDEATRATKYSGWQDAVRRTLSRR